Within the Lacerta agilis isolate rLacAgi1 chromosome Z, rLacAgi1.pri, whole genome shotgun sequence genome, the region AAAAACTTTTCCCTCCATCTCTCCAGCCTCATGAAGCCCAAATTACCACTGAAGCTCCACAGCCTGATTGTGCATGCAGCCTTTGCGGCTGTCATTGAGGTGAAAACTGAGCCTGACAAGCAGGCAAGTTGTTATTCTTGAAATTTGACTTCTATAGTTATTTCTTCTTCACACGTTTTAAGCATTGCACCCATTGCTCAACAACTGATCTCTCTTTCCCCTGCTTGGCgcatcctctccctccctcaaatTGCCATTGCCTGCAGGAGTTAGAAGAACGTTATACTCTGATGCTGGGAGGCCTGCTCTGGGAGGCCCCAAGTACTAAGATCCTGAACTTGCTGATGAATGTAAGTATATTGATGGCATCAGTGGCTGTTTTACCTAGAAAGCTTTCATGGAAAAGCCGCCACCTAGCATATACTTTATCTTGGGCCTTTCCCCTCTTGGAAGGCAAGCTGGCCACATGGAATAGCCAGCAAAGGTCCACTTGCCCAAAGAGCCAAAGGAGGTCCTTTgatgcagagctacaatttgggCCTGGAAGACATTGCTATTTTAGAACAGTTGAGGACAGTGAgaaacagatctctctctctctgagagtgTAAGGGGCTTCACAGTGGTCTGCCTCTTTCACCCAGACCAGCCCCCTGATTCTGAGGTCCTCTTTCCTCCCACAGGAACTGAGAGGCTACACAACAAGTGCAATTGCGGCGGAGAGGCAACTGGCAGCCAGTGGCCTTAGCTCGCTGATGTCCTATGCAAGAGCGCTCCCTCGCCTGAAGGTAAGCACCTTACCTTTATTCATTAATTTCTTTGGCACACTTACATCACACCTTAACAGCCACAAGAGGCTCCCAGAGTTGCTTATGAAAGGATTCCCACAGTAGGAATCACAGTCTGGTATCAGGCACACAACACATTGTGTGTCCCTGGGATACCAGATAATGCTGGAGGCATTTCCTGCCCTCTTCCTTGGTGTTACACTTCCACCTCTGCCTAGTAGGCTGCAGGACCCATTGAGGTTGCCTGGGAAGGGATTGGGGCCTGGCAATAGAACTCACTCATCCCATGATGGAAGCAAGTCTTTCCTGGCTTGGGTCTGCTTCCATGGTCTCTTTGTACCCATTATTTGTGGAGGGTTTAGTATCACATCAGTCATATGAtccagcattttcttttctctacaGCATGTTCTCGTCCCTCTGGAGCTGGCTCACTTCTGCCCCAAAGAAGGTAACATCCACAGCCTGGGGACGTGAGGGCCCACTCAGTAGCTGCAGTATCCTTGCTTGGTGCAGacctcctgggtcatgtggctatgAAATCCTGCCACGGGACAAACGTGGCTATTTCTCTCCAGGGCCAAACTGCAGGCTTGGAAGGAGTCATTGCCACCAAAGACAGGACCCATAAATAGAAGCCCAGCCCTGAAAGCCTCATTGTATGGTTGAATGGGTGCCAGGTAAATTTGGTGAATCAGTAAATGAGGCATAAATTAatctctcttctccttcattctcTTCCAGATGACATATTACTCGATGTCGATTTCGATTATGGGGATAAGACAGAGGTCTAAGTTTCAAGGCTTAGCAATGATGGAGTGGCAATTTTTGCTTGCTGTTTAATTGTGTGTGTTGTTGATAATTCTGATCATTGCTGTTGTTTTAGAATTCTTTCCTatgcaatattatttttattgtttttaaattgttactTTTTAGATTGTCCTTGTAAAGGAAAGTGTTCTGCTAATGTTGATTGTATCCTGAATTGCTTCAAGAAGCCTCATAGCAATGAATAATATTAAGAGCAATAATTATTTTACCTGCCTTAATTATAATAAAGCATtaacatgcatattttaaattaGTGGTTAAGGTCTTAAACtacatattttaattgttttacatCTGTATTTTTTACTGTGTTCTAGCTTATAGATTTTAATTTTGACCTATTTTaaccaagtagataaataggtaccactccaacgggaaggtaaacggcgtttcagtgcgctgctctggtttgccagaagcggcttagtcttgctggccacataaagcaagatgagtgccgcaaccccagagtcgtccgcgactagacctaatggtcaggggtccctttacctttgcataTATATCTACATGTTCTCTATCTCTGTATAAGTCCATATTCTGGTTTGTGACTGTAATAAATTGATTCGTTTATTCAATAAAGCTTCGGTGGTTTTGAAATTCAGTAAATTGTCTCTGCCTCCATTTTTTGGGTATTGAGGGAAACGCTTTATAAAATAATCAGAAAACACCAGGGTTGTAGTAGTCAACATTAGTCCTCTCCACAGCAGACCTATTTAAATTGATGGGCACAAATTACGTGGATGTGTTGATTTTGATGcatctattctgagtagaactcAGTTGACTACTACTCACAGCatatcatggaattgtagagctggaagggaccacaagggtcagctagtccaaccccctgcaatgcaggaatattttgcccaacgtgtggctcgaacccacgaccctgagattaagagtctcatgctctactgactgagctatgggCAGATATATTATTTGATAAATTGTCCCTTTAAAACACTTTGGTTTTATCCTCTCTGCAGGAGTTGCTATGTCTGATAATTCCATCTAGTTCTGTCGAAAGGGAGTTGTTTTCTGATTTCTAAATTgtgaatatttcttttttttttggaggggaggcatAGGTGGAAAGGAGATACTCAGATGGACCAGAGTGAAATTGGGCTGAGCCTTTGGGGGCTTCTGGATGGCTTGTGGAATTTTAAAAGTATCACATCCAAACCAAAACTCTTGGTTGTTGGATGCCCCTGCCTTCTGTCATCATTTGAGTTTTCCTCTGTTTCCCTTTCAAGATGCTGTCTGGAAGGAGGCCGAAGCCCACTTAAACATAATAATGATTATAACAAAGCATTCATTCAACAGCCAGAGTTGAATGAAGATGATGTGCTGGGATGAGAATGAGATAATTAAACcattctgcaacacacacacacacacacactctgcaatCCAAACCCCAGTACTGTTATGAGGACAATGGTCacaaccacacatttaaagaacCGTTGCACTAAGAGTAACAGATTCACCCAACACATCCTGGGAACCTCTGTGTTAAAGAtctaacatctctcagcaccctttgcaaactacagttcccatgattctttagggAAAGCCTGGACTCTTTAAAAGTGGTGTAagagctttaaatgtgtggtgtggaacTCCTCCAAAATAACTGGGGAACTGCaaccctctctctctcatgctaCGGTCCTGGCCCCaggctcaggaggaggaggaggaggaaggctctTTATTAGATTAggtttgtatcctgcctttctattTTAGCTGCTCAAGGCAGCTAAACTGTCAGAACTACATAAATCAATTATAATAATCAATACAATAAGAATAGCAATAAGAATTATTTACCAAATCTAAATAATCTAATAGAAAGTTGAGGGAGGGGTGATCTCTCCATTGGCTGCAGTCTTTGGACACAACATTTCAATgaacattattgttgttgttgttgttattatttatttcatttctataccactttatattttcaagaaaaatctcaaagcagtttacacttTACATGTGGcgttgtttgggatgcaagtggcactgcgggttaaaccacagagcctagggcttgctgatcagaagttcggcggttcgaatccccgtggcggggtgagctcccattgctcggtcccagctcctgccaacctagcagttcgaaagcacatcaaagtgcaagtagataaataggaaccgctctggcgggaaggtaaacggtgtttccatacgctgctctggttttgccagaagcagcttagtcatgctggccacatgacacggaagctgaacgccggctccctcggccaataaagcaaaatgagcaccgcaaccccagagtagtccactactggacctaaccgtcaggggtccctttacctttaccttaaaacaTCAATTAAagaatctgaagaaagtcaaatatagactacagtggtgccccgctagacgaatgccccgctagacgaaaaactcgctagacgaaggcattcgtctagcggaaggctgccccgcaagacgaatttgtcaatggggctgcctcgcaagacgggaaaaaaatattttttgtctagcgaaaaccgctatttgcattggtgctagacgaaaaaatcgctagacgaaaatactcgcagaacgaattattttcgtctagcgaggcaccactgtatacagttaAAGCAACATAGTTAACAAAAaactaaaatacagtggtgcctcgctagacgaaaaactcgctagacgaacggcattcgctagcggaaggctgccccgcaagatgaaaaagtcaatggggctgcctcacaagacgatatactgtatatatatatatatatgcgaaaactagcggtttgcattggtgcttcgcaagacgaaaaaatcgctctacgaagacactcgcagaacgaattattttcgtcttgcgaggcaccactgtattaaatatttcaagataaaacattacaaaggaagtcaactacagaatacatatttaacacaaacaaagttaaaaacaaaacaaaaaacttaagcattctccccccacacacacaaacaactgaACATTGCTAAGTACTgtaaagtcaaatataaaatgcacatttaaaacagcataattaacaagagaataaaatattatcttaagcATGACACGGGTGTTTAGCAGGCACAAAAAGATGGGACAAAAGAATCCAATAGTTGGGTTTGTTGTCAGGTGAGCAATGTCCCTCTGGTCTCACCAGGATCCTCTTTAGTAGAGCTGGTAAGTCTGGGCCCCGCCCACtcggccaggtggaaagggccttgcagggagctgCCTTCACAACTCGCAACCCGTTGATGGCATCATTATGACACACAGTTCAATAGGAATTCAATTACGATTCCAATCATAAACAGGCAACAATGTTTGCTAGGTGTAGTCAAAAGCCCTGTTCTTCTGTTTGCAGACTTCAGAAAGGTTTTCAAATTTTCAGTCTTGAGTTCGAGTGATACAGAGAGTCAGTTCCAGCATTGCAGTCTACAGGCCACACTTGGTTTAGGTCTCCTATTTTTGCAAGAGGACTTCGCTTCCTTTTGCTTGTAAGAGCTTTTCCTCAGCCAGCCACTTGCCTCTTAAAAAGTTAAGAAATGAGGTCCTTTCAGAGGCAGGGGAGCACACTGAGTAGAGTCCCAATGAGATGACACCacaggtgtggggtggggagatgcaggAGGTACATTCCTTCgttgtgtgcacacatgcacacgcagggagagaaaagggttttgtttttttgcagtagGAGCTGCTAACACAGCCAtttacttcacccccagaggcacactcaaTTGTCCCTTGAGACAGACATATGGCAGCAACTGTAACCTTTCCTGCAAAGTAAATGGGGCATTGAATAAATATCATGAAAGAACAACAGCAAACTTGAgcaacaaacacacactttctcaGGCTGCATTCCTGGCCCCGCTTTGTGCTGATAATAAACAGAAATGTTGAACAACTCActctctatctctttctctctggctACAATCCTGACCTATTCCTCATTAATAATAGCAACGCCTCTTTcctccttcaaaataaaataataaaaaaaacaccgaGGGTAGCCAAACAGGCAGGAGACACCTCAAGCCCAACCCAGGCACCAGCGGCGGGTAACAGGAAATCTGCAGCTGCCATTTGTGCACTTGTCATGTCCCCCCTactgtttgtgttttaaaaaataaaataaaatcaataaaaggaGACAATATGGAGGATGGGCCGCAAACGGCACAGACAAAGACTAGGCCAGGCAGGAGCAGGTAACAGGTGAGTCGTGGCAGtcatttttgcaaaccatttttacCCTcctccaataatttttttttaaaaaaaaacaagattcaGGGAGAAGGTACCAACCAGGTTTGGGCTTCATGGGACAGGTTAGATGCCCGCCATCTTCACTCCTGACTGAATAAACAGACTAAAGGGGGTTTGAACCTCCAAGGGTTGTGATGCTCTGGACAGAAACAAATATATTGTAGGTCTGAGGGGGTCGGTCTGGATGAGCCCATTCCAATTCTTTGCATGTGGGTGCCCAATGAGGTTCAAATCTGACAAAAGGAAATTGCTGAACTAGTCATACAGGTTCCTTTGGAAGACAAAATATCTTAAGCGTCCTTATCAACTTCCTTAAAGAACGAGCAAGgctgttagggttgccatatttcaaaaagtgaaatccaGACAcaacttgcttttgttttgccaaagt harbors:
- the LOC117040261 gene encoding uncharacterized protein LOC117040261 → MASIMNLFRRMRDMAVRKKKKTLKVPKKSKGAVGPDGSETGKVVASRAQLEKDEMFLSCVLATCSEARQREKDRLRYSKSLAVKAIADLMGRIACFMQPELVLAMALEALFQLSLMKPKLPLKLHSLIVHAAFAAVIEVKTEPDKQELEERYTLMLGGLLWEAPSTKILNLLMNELRGYTTSAIAAERQLAASGLSSLMSYARALPRLKHVLVPLELAHFCPKEGNIHSLGT